From one Triticum aestivum cultivar Chinese Spring chromosome 4B, IWGSC CS RefSeq v2.1, whole genome shotgun sequence genomic stretch:
- the LOC123091742 gene encoding mitochondrial uncoupling protein 1, producing the protein MAPDHGSKVDISFAGRFTASAIAACFAEITTIPLDTAKVRLQLQKKAIAGDLAGPKYRGLLGTAATIAKEEGAAALWKGIVPGLHRQCIYGGLRIGLYEPVKSFYVGENHVGDVPLSKKIAAGFTTGALAIAVANPTDLVKVRLQSEGKLAPGVPRRYTGAMDAYAKIVRQEGVAALWTGIGPNVARNAIINAAELASYDQVKQSILKLPGFKDDVVTHILSGLGAGFFAVCVGSPVDVVKSRMMGDSAYKNTIDCFVKTLKNDGPLAFYKGFLPNFARLGSWNVIMFLTLEQVQKAFVRKPAN; encoded by the exons ATGGCGCCGGACCACGGCTCCAAGGTCGACATCTCCTTCGCCGGCCGCTTCACCGCCAGCGCCATCGCCGCCTGCTTCGCCGAG ATCACCACGATCCCCCTCGACACGGCCAAGGTCAGGCTGCAGCTGCAGAAGAAGGCCATCGCCGGGGATCTCGCTGGGCCCAAGTACCGTGGCCTGCTCGgcaccgccgccaccatcgccaAGGAGGAAGGCGCCGCCGCGCTCTGGAAGGGCATCGTCCCTGGCCTCCACCGCCAGTGCATCTACGGCGGTCTCCGCATTGGTCTCTATGAGCCC GTCAAATCCTTCTATGTTGGTGAGAACCATGTTGGGGATGTACCTTTGTCCAAGAAGATAGCCGCTGGCTTCACCACTG GTGCCCTTGCAATCGCTGTGGCCAACCCCACTGACCTTGTCAAAGTCAGGCTTCAGTCTGAAGGGAAGCTGGCACCTGGTGTGCCGCGCCGTTATACTGGGGCAATGGATGCTTATGCCAAGATTGTTAGGCAG GAAGGGGTTGCTGCTCTGTGGACTGGCATTGGTCCGAATGTTGCACGTAACGCCATCATAAACGCTGCTGAGTTGGCCAGTTATGATCAAGTGAAGCAG TCCATTTTGAAACTTCCTGGGTTCAAAGATGACGTGGTCACTCATATCTTGTCTGGTTTGGGCGCTGGCTTCTTTGCTGTTTGTGTTGGTTCTCCCGTCGATGTG GTTAAGTCAAGAATGATGGGTGACTCTGCCTACAAGAACACTATTGATTGTTTTGTGAAGACCCTAAAGAATGAT GGACCTCTGGCATTTTACAAAGGCTTTCTTCCAAACTTTGCTAGACTGGGATCATGGAATGTGATCATGTTCTTGACACTGGAGCAG GTTCAGAAGGCCTTTGTGAGAAAGCCTGCAAATTAA
- the LOC123091743 gene encoding acyl-coenzyme A thioesterase 13 has protein sequence MADSPGLARAHDVLRVSADNRARVDALSSAASAYVSAASPHLSPSFFEGFALRRIRVLSVHPGIIHCSYHVPPSLTDSSTGCLAAGVVVALVDEIGYAAAISHAQNFKVSVDMSVAFPDLSQARAGDRLSITARVLGHKGAYSGTHVLLTNASTGNVVAEGRHSIFGNLKKAPLKPAATTSLKSNL, from the exons ATGGCCGACTCCCCAGGATTAGCTCGTGCTCATGACGTCCTGCGCGTGAGCGCCGACAACCGCGCGCGGGTGGACGCGCTCTCCTCCGCCGCGTCCGCATACGTATCGGCGGCTTCTCCTCATCTGTCGCCGAGTTTCTTCGAGGGGTTCGCGCTGCGCAGGATCCGCGTCCTCAGCGTCCACCCGGGGATCATCCACTGCTCCTACCACGTCCCTCCAAGCCTCACC GACTCCAGCACCGGCTGCCTCGCCGCCGGCGTTGTGGTGGCCCTAGTGGACGAGATCGGCTACGCCGCCGCCATCTCCCACGCCCAAAACTTCAAGGTCTCCGTGGACATGTCCGTCGCCTTTCCCGATCTCTCCCAGGCCCGCGCAGGGGACCGCCTGAGCATAACGGCGAGGGTGCTCGGGCACAAGGGCGCCTACTCCGGCACGCACGTGCTCCTCACCAACGCCAGCACCGGCAATGTCGTTGCCGAGGGCAGGCACTCCATCTTCGGTAACCTGAAGAAAGCACCGCTCAAGCCAGCAGCCACTACTAGTCTTAAAAGCAACTTGTGA
- the LOC123091744 gene encoding uncharacterized protein: MASPGSGHGNHDDNGSETPKDVQETAATNAKDHINERVPKIGMNFLSDEEAYSFYNKYAEVMGFSVRRGSKHKVKNSDTIQQRTYSVLVKVYEFEETHNHILATGTMAQYLRSHRKVIDSIVTWKYNLDATEPKNAGRIPTIQYTNGPSRKSHMH; the protein is encoded by the exons ATGGCTTCTCCAGGGAGTGGACATGGGAACCATGATGATAATGGATCAGAAACACCAAAA GATGTGCAAGAAACCGCAGCTACCAATGCGAAAGATCATATTAATGAAAGAGTACCAAAGATTGGAATGAATTTTTTATCTGATGAGGAGGCTTATTCCTTTTATAACAAGTATGCTGAAGTTATGGGTTTTAGCGTCCGGAGAGGCAGTAAGCATAAAGTAAAGAACTCTGATACAATACAACAGAGGACATATTCTGTTCTCGTCAAG GTGTATGAATTTGAGGAGACACATAACCACATTCTTGCTACTGGAACCATGGCCCAATACTTGAGATCTCACAGAAAAGTTATCGATTCAATCGTCACTTGGAAATACAATCTCGATGCAACAGAACCCAAGAATGCTGGCAGGATACCAACAATACAATACACTAATG GGCCATCCAGAAAATCACATATGCACTGA